The following coding sequences lie in one Eremothecium sinecaudum strain ATCC 58844 chromosome IV, complete sequence genomic window:
- the GEA2 gene encoding Arf family guanine nucleotide exchange factor GEA2 (Syntenic homolog of Ashbya gossypii AEL061W; Syntenic homolog of Saccharomyces cerevisiae YEL022W (GEA2) and YJR031C (GEA1)), which translates to MRGQDAAVDSVTIVIKECITLSTAMRKFSRYSSQTGVAALLGGGSEIFSNNDTLLADNFNNLSSSKQNDPLLSGFIQLRLMLNNLKVLHDVDSLTVLQPFLLVISTGSTSGYITSIALDSVHKLFTYDIINENSKNHVAAVRQTVNSLTHCRFEGSEQTSDDSVLLKVLSLLETIVKSKFGDVLSDSLMMEVIQTVMSLACNRRRSEVLRKAAEISMLSITVKIFDKLKYVEPTNVKKYINDESISTAVLTEDFIGTGDSSLNNRFENELRLGTESADINSDEHSKSENNEPNYGLPTAKDYLGILVSLVIPDSPNKQYSSKVFGLHLLNTAIELAGDRFPEHPRLFSLVSDPIFKSLLYLIQNSDKLSLLQAALQLFTTVTVILGDSLQSQIELTLKSIFDILLEVKTGNDVKPRPSVVKELMIEQISILWTRSPSFFTSIFVTYDCNFHRSDLAVDILKALTRLALPESASTTADSVPPICLEGLISVIDDMHSHLDKDGTFDPNKKTELLLQRDRKAEFIKCVEEFNQKPEKGIPVLIEKGVIKDNSDEEIARFLFQNNGRLNKKTIGEYIATPDNLPLLKSFINLFEFKDLRVDEAIRVLLTKFRLPGESQQIERIVETFSAKYVESQEYDESKAGQDIEGDYTCVQPDADSVFVLSYSIIILNTDLHNPQVKKHMTFDDYTYNLKGCNNEKDFPLWYLEKIFGSIRDKEIVMPEEHHGNERWFDDAWNNLISSTTVLTETEMQRSNVLAELDHDSILMYDKAVFETVGKLIISTLFKIFKVASDDHISTRMLTTVDKCSQIAVFFGFNELYNEILEMVIQLTTLIGEIDDVGNNVEMTDIPVVRILVEDTSEAICVSSIAVRLGHDFKAQLSTFVLSRILQNCSSAVINTGVWDQLTKMLLALFENLLINPDLFPSLQESLGLGPLPKPGAEYDVNKTKYTKGLLYTFASYLKGDEEPTEEEIHYSVKGLECITSSNLASSVFINERNLTSGLLSSLLNSMNKKKTSENARFFEEEILFLMEIGLQIYFRSDCDAEIGKLLMEELTSLFDVNGVSNTYLHRLTVYKLFLLSSVKMTDCLLDLIKDGLLFKNEVYDKNFFNSKIGQTVFQRLLELANDEYYISAVLGLESFWKLLRKYVSYKKLILMIYKFLDEIIRINSNAVTDQNFMWLLGLLDELSSIGAIAGQWEDEYKRLQKSGNKVVKENPHQETVELSLRSIDLTALLVSIKKDLTKNQIFALVQALAHQCLNPCSQLRSHALTCLETTMTEKLVESGNKVEISELLENGLFPLIDNTKTSNSVQLSEMISVLSKVYLFYLKKGETDNVTYLKVQNIFNRYIDNPKIEEKLQELITAKKEIDRELHGSKETTPINGCMKTTTEKPLSNVLTVEDHE; encoded by the coding sequence ATGAGGGGTCAAGATGCGGCAGTTGACTCTGTTACAATTGTTATCAAAGAATGCATCACATTATCTACTGCGATGCGAAAATTCAGCCGTTATTCCTCGCAAACCGGTGTCGCTGCTTTATTAGGTGGAGGAAGCGAGATATTTAGTAACAATGACACGCTGTTAGCTGATAACTTTAATAACCTTTCTTCCAGCAAACAAAATGATCCTTTATTATCTGGTTTTATCCAACTTCGTTTAATGTTGAATAACCTGAAGGTGTTGCATGATGTTGATTCCCTTACAGTACTACAACCATTCTTACTTGTTATTAGCACTGGATCTACTTCTGGATACATCACCTCCATTGCATTGGATTCGGTTCATAAGTTATTCACATATGATATTATAAACGAAAATTCGAAGAATCATGTTGCTGCCGTGAGACAAACTGTTAATTCCTTAACTCATTGTCGATTTGAGGGTTCTGAGCAAACATCAGATGATTCTGTTTTACTGAAGGTATTATCCTTGCTTGAAACGATTGTGAAATCAAAATTTGGAGATGTTTTATCTGATTCACTGATGATGGAGGTGATACAAACCGTGATGTCGCTCGCTTGTAATAGGCGGAGATCAGAAGTTTTACGCAAAGCCGCTGAGATTAGTATGCTTTCAATAACTGTAAAGATATTTGATAAATTAAAGTATGTCGAGCCAACTAACGTCAAGAAATATATTAATGACGAAAGTATCTCAACGGCAGTTCTTACGGAAGATTTCATAGGAACAGGTGATTCATCTCTTAACAATCGATTCGAAAACGAGTTACGCCTTGGCACCGAAAGTGCTGACATAAATTCAGATGAGCACTCTAAAAGCGAAAACAACGAACCTAACTACGGTTTGCCAACGGCAAAAGATTATTTGGGTATTTTAGTATCTTTGGTTATTCCGGATTCTCCGAATAAGCAATATTCTTCAAAGGTTTTTGGTTTACATCTTTTAAACACGGCAATCGAACTTGCAGGTGACAGGTTCCCTGAGCATCCAAGGCTATTCAGCTTAGTGTCTGATCCAATTTTTAAAAGCCTGCTATATTTGATTCAGAATAGTGATAAATTATCTCTGTTGCAGGCAGCCTTACAACTGTTTACTACGGTAACGGTAATTCTGGGAGATTCTCTACAAAGTCAAATTGAACTAACTCTGAAATCCATTTTTGATATTCTACTCGAGGTGAAAACAGGTAACGACGTAAAACCAAGACCCTCAGTTGTAAAGGAGTTGATGATAGAACAAATATCTATATTGTGGACAAGATCTCCCTCATTTTTTACTTCGATTTTTGTCACATATGATTGTAACTTTCATAGATCAGATTTGGCTGTTGACATATTGAAAGCTTTGACGCGATTAGCACTTCCGGAGTCAGCTTCGACAACTGCTGATAGTGTTCCTCCAATATGTCTTGAAGGGCTTATATCTGTTATCGATGATATGCATAGCCACCTAGACAAAGATGGCACTTTCGATCCTAATAAGAAAACAGAACTCTTGTTACAAAGAGATCGTAAAGCGGAGTTTATTAAGTGTGTGGAAGAGTTCAACCAAAAACCTGAAAAAGGCATCCCTGTGCTGATTGAAAAGGGGGTCATAAAGGACAATTCGGATGAGGAAATCGCTCGCTTCTTATTCCAGAACAATGGAAGACTTAATAAGAAGACTATTGGTGAATATATAGCAACGCCTGATAATCTTCCTCTTCTAAAATCTTTTATTAACCTCTTTGAGTTTAAAGACTTAAGGGTTGATGAAGCTATAAGGGTACTGTTAACGAAATTTCGGTTACCTGGTGAGTCACAGCAAATTGAAAGAATAGTGGAAACATTTTCAGCTAAATATGTTGAAAGTCAAGAATACGATGAGAGTAAGGCAGGCCAAGATATAGAAGGTGATTACACATGCGTTCAGCCAGATGCGGATTCCGTGTTTGTTTTGAGTTACTCAATTATTATATTAAACACGGACTTGCATAATCCACAGGTTAAAAAGCATATGACTTTCGATGACTATACTTACAATTTGAAGGGTTGTAACAATGAAAAAGATTTTCCATTGTGGTATTTGGAGAAAATTTTTGGCTCAATTCGGGATAAGGAAATTGTGATGCCAGAAGAACATCACGGTAACGAAAGGTGGTTTGATGATGCCTGGAATAATTTGATCTCTTCAACTACAGTCCTCACAGAAACTGAAATGCAACGTTCAAACGTGCTTGCAGAGCTAGACCACGATTCTATATTGATGTATGACAAGGCTGTGTTTGAAACGGTTGGTAAATTGATAATCTCTACTTTAttcaaaatttttaaagttgCATCCGACGATCATATAAGTACGAGAATGCTCACAACAGTAGATAAGTGTTCTCAAATCGCTGTTTTCTTTGGATTCAATGAACTCTACAATGAAATTCTAGAGATGGTAATTCAACTCACGACTTTAATAGGAGAGATTGATGACGTTGGTAACAATGTCGAAATGACCGATATACCTGTTGTTCGTATCCTCGTGGAGGATACTAGTGAAGCAATATGTGTATCTTCAATTGCTGTCCGGTTGGGTCACGACTTCAAAGCTCAATTGTCGACTTTTGTGTTGTCTAGAATATTGCAAAATTGTTCCAGTGCCGTAATAAACACTGGAGTATGGGATCAGTTAACTAAGATGCTATTAGCGCTATTTGAGAACTTGTTAATTAACCCGGATCTTTTCCCTTCGTTGCAAGAAAGCTTAGGCTTGGGTCCTCTGCCAAAACCAGGTGCTGAATACGATGTTAATAAGACCAAGTATACAAAGGGTCTGCTGTACACTTTTGCATCTTATTTAAAGGGTGATGAGGAACCCACTGAAGAGGAAATACATTACTCTGTAAAAGGTCTCGAATGCATTACGAGCAGCAATTTGGCATCATCGGTATTTATTAATGAAAGGAATCTCACTTCCGGATTACTGTCGTCTCTGCTGAACTCCATgaacaagaagaagacatCGGAAAACGCTAGATTTTTTGAGGAGGAAATCCTCTTCTTAATGGAAATAGGCTTGCAAATATATTTCAGATCTGATTGCGACGCTGAAATTGGAAAGTTGTTAATGGAGGAGCTAACATCCCTATTTGACGTTAATGGTGTCTCTAATACCTATTTGCATCGCTTAACTGTTTACAAGTTATTTTTGTTGTCTTCTGTTAAGATGACAGATTGTTTACTAGATTTGATCAAAGATGGGTTGTTATTTAAGAATGAGGTTTACGATAAAAACTTCTTTAATAGTAAGATTGGACAAACTGTATTCCAAAGGTTGTTGGAATTAGCAAATGATGAATATTACATCTCTGCTGTACTTGGGCTGGAAAGTTTCTGGAAATTACTGCGGAAATACGTTTCCTACAAAAAACTAATCTTAATGATTTACAAATTCTTGGATGAGATAATAAGAATTAATTCCAACGCAGTGACAGATCAAAACTTTATGTGGTTGCTTGGATTACTCGATGAACTGTCTTCTATCGGTGCCATCGCAGGTCAATGGGAGGATGAATACAAACGTTTGCAAAAATCTGGTAATAAGGTGGTGAAAGAGAATCCACACCAAGAGACGGTTGAGTTATCGTTAAGATCCATTGACCTAACGGCCCTTCTTGTATCAATAAAAAAGGACTTGACTAAAAATCAAATATTCGCGCTTGTGCAAGCATTGGCTCACCAATGTTTGAATCCATGCTCTCAGCTACGTTCACATGCTTTGACCTGTTTGGAGACCACAATGACCGAGAAACTTGTTGAGTCGGGTAATAAAGTTGAAATATCAGAGCTACTTGAGAATGGATTGTTTCCGCTTATCGACAATACTAAAACTAGTAATTCGGTCCAACTGTCTGAAATGATTTCGGTTTTGTCTAAAGTTTACCTGttttatttaaaaaaagGTGAAACAGATAATGTGACGTATTTGAAAGTCcaaaatattttcaatagATATATTGACAACCCAAAAATAGAAGAAAAGCTACAGGAGTTAATTACAGCCAAGAAAGAAATCGATCGAGAACTGCACGGCAGTAAGGAAACAACCCCAATAAATGGTTGTATGAAGACGACAACCGAAAAACCTCTCTCTAATGTCCTTACGGTCGAAGATCATGAATAA
- a CDS encoding HDL130Cp (Syntenic homolog of Ashbya gossypii AEL060C; Syntenic homolog of Ashbya gossypii NOHBY505; No homolog in Saccharomyces cerevisiae; Syntenic homolog of Kluyveromyces lactis KLLA0E22880g) encodes METSSDDVENDKPSAVHRKSSSLIGTVTAAGRSLVYQLTTFYLRSPMKLFRPVRYDFKDYLKVMLQEDEKPLKELTGRSRFWNPKYTYYLENSTVGVLTKAVNRYGWKVVHERIIPPIVLNSAAGIVLYTTYLVTLERFTGGKTETAAVHNVAMAGFLAGTAHAVTSAPIDAIHIRSMASNATSANNHPKNLWFYGIDKFKEIGLTKCFGGFGLSLVKESIGFAAYFTTFECFKGQVCDWFLARLKRHRLEKTKDADIVIGNSEVLGQREVNWIQRAFIFIGGVSAAFILQVIQFPLLNLQKMHVSRLETLDIRQCSPNNSAEQAARLLRKGKMSKSLSSLYLYFDLYRDTLHQVRSFNKNGKIIPSLYKGFTRNTLAVIPGTTAGLILLEYMRHTLQDE; translated from the coding sequence ATGGAGACTTCAAGtgatgatgttgaaaatGATAAACCTAGTGCTGTGCATCGTAAATCTTCATCCTTGATAGGTACTGTCACAGCCGCTGGTCGATCTTTGGTGTATCAGTTGACCACGTTTTATTTGCGTTCACCCATGAAACTCTTCAGACCAGTTCGTTATGACTTTAAAGACTATCTAAAGGTGATGTTACAGGAGGACGAGAAGCCATTGAAGGAATTAACTGGCAGAAGCCGCTTCTGGAACCCTAAATACACCTACTACCTGGAAAACTCGACTGTTGGTGTTCTTACAAAAGCTGTAAACAGATATGGTTGGAAGGTTGTACATGAAAGGATTATACCTCCTATTGTTTTGAATTCTGCAGCGGGAATTGTGCTGTATACAACCTATTTAGTGACTCTGGAACGGTTTACAGGCGGTAAGACTGAGACAGCTGCGGTACACAATGTTGCAATGGCGGGATTTCTGGCAGGTACAGCCCATGCGGTTACATCTGCTCCGATAGATGCTATTCACATAAGATCTATGGCTAGCAATGCAACGTCTGCAAATAACCATCCCAAGAACCTGTGGTTCTATGGAATTGATAAATTTAAAGAAATTGGACTAACGAAATGTTTTGGGGGATTTGGCTTGTCATTAGTGAAGGAAAGTATCGGATTTGCTGCATATTTCACTACATTTGAGTGCTTTAAAGGTCAGGTATGTGATTGGTTCCTTGCTCGTCTGAAAAGACATAGGCTAGAAAAGACCAAAGACGCGGATATTGTGATTGGTAATAGTGAGGTTCTTGGTCAGCGGGAGGTGAATTGGATTCAGCGTGCTTTTATTTTCATTGGCGGAGTTTCGGCTGCCTTTATTTTGCAGGTTATTCAGTTCCCACTGTTGAACTTACAAAAAATGCATGTATCCAGACTTGAAACACTGGATATTCGACAGTGCTCCCCTAATAATAGTGCGGAACAGGCTGCACGTCTATTACGGAAAGGTAAGATGAGTAAGAGTTTAAGTTCTCTTTACTTATATTTTGACCTATATAGGGACACGTTACACCAGGTTAGATCGTTCAACAAAAACGGTAAGATTATCCCCTCCCTGTACAAAGGATTTACTAGAAATACGCTAGCCGTTATCCCTGGTACAACTGCAGGGCTCATATTACTCGAGTACATGCGCCACACCTTGCAGGATGAGTAA
- the URA3 gene encoding orotidine-5'-phosphate decarboxylase (Syntenic homolog of Ashbya gossypii AEL059W; Syntenic homolog of Saccharomyces cerevisiae YEL021W (URA3)) gives MSTKSYKERAKSHSSPCAKKLLELMHNKKTNLCASVDVHTTEELLSLVETLGPHICLLKTHVDILTDFTYEGTVIPLKKLAEKHNFMIFEDRKFADIGNTVKLQYASGVHRIAEWADITNAHGITGPGVIAGLKQAAEEASNDVRGLLMLAELSSKGSLAYGEYTHKVVEMAKVDPSFVMGFIAQSDVGGREEGNDWLIMTPGVGLDEKGDSLGQQYRTVDDVVSGSTDIIIVGRGLYGSGRNPAVEGPRYRKAGWDAYIKRLSST, from the coding sequence ATGTCAACTAAATCATACAAGGAAAGAGCTAAGTCTCATTCATCGCCTTGTGCGAAGAAGCTGTTGGAACTGATGCACAACAAAAAGACAAACTTGTGTGCTTCGGTCGATGTTCATACTACCGAGGAGCTACTCTCATTAGTAGAAACCTTGGGTCCACACATCTGTTTATTGAAAACTCATGTTGACATCTTGACTGACTTTACATATGAGGGAACTGTTATACCGCTAAAGAAGTTGGCTGAGAAGCACAACTTCATGATCTTCGAGGATAGGAAGTTCGCGGATATCGGTAACACTGTAAAGCTTCAGTATGCATCTGGTGTCCACCGTATTGCAGAATGGGCGGACATTACAAATGCACATGGTATCACTGGTCCAGGCGTTATTGCAGGCTTGAAACAAGCTGCAGAAGAAGCTAGTAATGACGTCAGAGGGCTTCTTATGTTAGCGGAACTATCTTCTAAAGGTTCCCTAGCCTACGGAGAGTACACACATAAAGTGGTTGAGATGGCCAAAGTTGACCCCTCCTTTGTCATGGGTTTTATTGCCCAGAGTGACGTGGGAGGCCGCGAGGAGGGTAACGACTGGTTAATTATGACTCCTGGTGTAGGACTGGACGAGAAGGGAGACAGTCTAGGTCAGCAGTACCGTACTGTCGACGATGTTGTATCGGGCAGCACCGATATAATAATTGTTGGTCGTGGCCTCTATGGTAGCGGCAGGAACCCAGCTGTTGAGGGTCCCCGTTACCGTAAGGCAGGTTGGGATGCGTATATAAAGAGGTTATCATCTACGTAA
- the TIM9 gene encoding protein transporter TIM9 (Syntenic homolog of Ashbya gossypii AEL058W; Syntenic homolog of Saccharomyces cerevisiae YEL020W-A (TIM9)): MESLNSREQQEFQKLIEQKQMKDFMRLYSNLVERCFSDCVNDFTSSKLTTKELTCISKCSEKFLKHSERVGQRFQEQNAALSQSMGR, translated from the coding sequence ATGGAATCCCTAAACTCCAGAGAACAACAAGAATTTCAAAAGCTAATTGAGCAAAAGCAAATGAAGGATTTCATGCGCCTATACTCAAACTTGGTGGAAAGATGCTTCAGTGACTGTGTCAACGACTTCACATCTTCCAAGCTAACTACTAAAGAACTTACCTGCATATCCAAATGCTCTGAAAAGTTTTTGAAACACAGTGAGCGTGTTGGTCAACGTTTCCAGGAACAGAATGCAGCATTGAGTCAAAGTATGGGACGTTAA